The uncultured Fibrobacter sp. genome includes a region encoding these proteins:
- a CDS encoding FISUMP domain-containing protein, with protein MLGKKNTMFLIGLLFLFACFVACGDDSGNNSTDKELQEEIESSSDESISSSSISQKKNKSSSSEVEKNTKASSGKESEKNVSSSSKTGDKKASSDSKSSGIDELSSSSSSEKNSAQSSSSKKNKGQIQKSSVTDWRDNHTYKTVKIGNQEWFAENLNYDDRKSICPMHDAANCDAYGRLYTFDGAEKKSDIWSVCPEGWHVPDSLEWMELFDYVSKHNEGEGIAVSLKAKDGWYAEGDSVLVEGDGYHGFVESLDSLRIGAQKGTDRFGFAALPAGVCWDNGCHVGDDARFVVKYILMEDRGCYGNGGFKFAFDKNDVFYDEDVTYSYSSVRCVKDPVIKIDSMPRLAVFDSKVWMVEDLSHNGSTEFSIEEAVVACPEGWRLPKSDEYDSVARKCLFDSFFENSGDFFFYGFEDQPIGVKMHIEKMSTEKCSQWSYVTPYYSAPKHVRCISEWSYKTVSGCSCTASKYNPKDSSISWKVSGCNENNSKIEKYAWKFGENSADVKISGSKAIKKFKHNELVTPAVHVISNLSVPGATFEDSLLLDCSAGVGTPADTILFSDNDVSVFVPTGKNFVAKKNVKCAYATYVTVSCNPIDIQDQDIFIKIADKLYEGEWGKITAKVEELCEEDVFSIEASANMECSLHLF; from the coding sequence ATGCTTGGAAAGAAAAATACGATGTTTTTAATTGGTCTCCTGTTTTTGTTTGCCTGTTTTGTCGCTTGCGGCGATGACTCGGGTAACAATTCAACAGATAAGGAACTCCAAGAAGAGATTGAAAGTTCCTCTGATGAATCTATTTCGTCCAGTTCTATTTCGCAAAAAAAGAATAAATCCTCTTCTAGCGAAGTCGAAAAGAATACCAAAGCTAGTTCAGGTAAAGAAAGTGAAAAAAATGTTTCGAGTAGCAGCAAAACTGGAGATAAAAAAGCCTCAAGTGATAGTAAGTCTTCTGGAATAGATGAATTGTCCAGTTCGTCGAGTTCAGAGAAAAATTCTGCACAAAGTAGTTCTAGCAAGAAAAATAAGGGGCAAATACAAAAGAGCTCTGTGACCGATTGGCGCGATAATCATACTTATAAGACTGTCAAAATTGGCAATCAGGAATGGTTTGCCGAAAACCTAAATTACGATGATCGGAAGTCTATTTGCCCGATGCATGACGCTGCAAATTGCGATGCTTATGGACGTTTATACACTTTTGATGGTGCGGAAAAGAAATCGGATATTTGGAGTGTTTGCCCAGAAGGCTGGCATGTTCCGGATTCATTGGAATGGATGGAATTATTTGATTATGTGTCTAAACATAACGAGGGTGAAGGTATTGCTGTGAGCCTAAAGGCCAAGGACGGTTGGTATGCGGAGGGGGATTCCGTTCTTGTTGAAGGAGATGGATATCATGGTTTTGTAGAAAGTTTAGATTCCTTAAGAATCGGAGCCCAAAAAGGAACGGATCGATTTGGCTTTGCCGCTCTTCCGGCGGGCGTTTGCTGGGATAATGGTTGTCATGTGGGGGATGACGCCCGTTTTGTTGTCAAGTATATTCTTATGGAGGATCGTGGATGTTATGGAAATGGTGGATTCAAATTTGCTTTTGATAAAAATGACGTATTTTATGATGAAGATGTAACCTATTCCTATAGTTCGGTGCGATGTGTCAAGGACCCTGTCATAAAAATTGATTCAATGCCAAGACTTGCCGTTTTTGATTCAAAGGTATGGATGGTTGAGGATTTGTCCCATAATGGTTCGACAGAGTTCTCGATTGAAGAAGCCGTTGTTGCTTGCCCCGAAGGATGGCGCTTGCCTAAGTCCGATGAGTATGATTCGGTTGCTAGAAAATGTCTCTTTGATAGCTTTTTTGAAAATAGTGGGGATTTCTTCTTTTATGGTTTTGAAGATCAACCCATTGGTGTAAAAATGCATATTGAAAAAATGTCTACTGAAAAATGTAGTCAATGGTCTTATGTGACACCATATTATTCTGCCCCCAAGCATGTTCGCTGTATCTCTGAGTGGTCTTATAAAACAGTGTCAGGTTGTTCTTGCACGGCATCGAAGTATAATCCAAAAGATAGTTCTATTTCGTGGAAAGTTTCGGGCTGTAACGAAAACAATTCTAAAATTGAAAAATATGCATGGAAATTTGGCGAAAATAGCGCTGATGTGAAAATCTCAGGTTCAAAGGCGATAAAAAAATTCAAGCATAATGAGCTGGTGACTCCTGCGGTACACGTTATAAGTAATTTGTCTGTTCCAGGGGCAACCTTTGAAGACTCTTTATTGTTGGATTGTTCCGCTGGAGTGGGAACACCTGCAGATACGATATTATTTTCTGATAATGATGTTTCTGTTTTTGTGCCTACAGGGAAAAATTTTGTTGCGAAAAAGAATGTTAAATGTGCTTATGCTACTTATGTAACTGTAAGTTGTAATCCAATTGATATACAAGATCAGGATATTTTTATAAAGATTGCTGATAAATTGTACGAAGGAGAGTGGGGAAAGATTACTGCAAAGGTTGAGGAGCTGTGTGAGGAGGATGTCTTTAGCATCGAGGCTTCTGCAAATATGGAATGTAGTCTGCACCTTTTTTAA
- the murC gene encoding Mur ligase family protein produces MESYFFIGVAGVGMSAIAQYLVGKGVAISGSDRQFGEFLAGKCEKPLVMTQLEECGIKCFAQDGSGVVEGLNAVVVSTAIEDTNPDLKRAKELGIPVMHRSEMLAKISKEAKTIAVSGTSGKSTVTAMIYHILQYAGLQPSVMTGAGLVNLQKEGKIGNAVSGKGQWLVVEADESDGTLVRYEPEIGLILNVDKDHKELSELQEIFLKFSHNILDNGKILIVNDAHPLAKKFSAGREFDFGFENYVGVQGTDFKSVGTSIQFRVRHQAELVKFVVPLPGKHNMENALAATAAALRAGVTLHTCADALATFPGVFRRHQILGTFNGVTLVDDFAHNPAKIAASIRSAQDFTEGRVIAWFQPHGFGPTRFLRKDLVEFIAKTLRPKDFADDRENDVMFFSQIYYAGGTVTRDISAGDLADDLLLKGCEAIYIEDRNECAEKMVEYAQPGDTILLMGARDPSLQAFAQHVQELLEDNLM; encoded by the coding sequence ATGGAATCTTACTTTTTTATCGGTGTAGCGGGCGTAGGCATGAGTGCCATCGCCCAGTATCTTGTTGGCAAGGGTGTTGCAATTAGCGGTTCTGACCGCCAGTTCGGTGAGTTTTTGGCAGGCAAGTGCGAAAAGCCTCTTGTCATGACTCAGCTCGAAGAATGTGGAATCAAGTGCTTTGCACAGGATGGTTCTGGTGTCGTAGAAGGCCTGAATGCGGTGGTGGTGAGTACCGCCATCGAAGATACGAACCCGGACCTCAAACGCGCCAAGGAACTGGGAATCCCGGTAATGCACCGTAGCGAAATGCTCGCGAAGATTTCAAAAGAGGCGAAGACCATCGCCGTTTCGGGCACCAGCGGAAAGTCCACCGTGACCGCCATGATTTATCATATTCTGCAATACGCTGGTCTCCAGCCGTCGGTCATGACGGGGGCGGGCCTTGTGAACTTGCAGAAAGAAGGCAAGATCGGTAACGCCGTGAGTGGCAAGGGGCAGTGGCTTGTGGTCGAAGCAGACGAAAGCGACGGAACGCTCGTGCGCTACGAACCTGAAATAGGCCTGATTTTGAATGTGGACAAGGACCATAAGGAATTGAGCGAACTCCAGGAAATCTTCCTCAAGTTCAGCCACAACATTCTCGATAACGGCAAGATTCTGATTGTTAACGACGCGCATCCGCTGGCCAAGAAGTTCAGCGCCGGTCGCGAATTCGATTTTGGTTTTGAAAATTATGTGGGTGTGCAGGGCACGGACTTCAAGTCTGTCGGAACCTCGATTCAGTTCCGCGTGCGTCACCAGGCAGAACTCGTGAAGTTCGTGGTGCCGCTCCCGGGCAAGCACAATATGGAAAACGCCCTGGCTGCAACGGCAGCCGCACTCCGCGCAGGAGTAACGCTCCATACGTGCGCCGACGCCCTAGCCACATTCCCCGGCGTGTTCCGCCGTCATCAGATTTTAGGAACGTTCAATGGCGTGACGCTGGTGGATGACTTTGCCCACAATCCGGCGAAGATTGCCGCGAGCATCAGGAGCGCGCAGGACTTTACCGAAGGCCGCGTTATCGCCTGGTTCCAGCCGCACGGTTTTGGCCCCACGCGATTCCTGCGCAAAGACCTTGTGGAATTTATCGCGAAGACGCTCCGCCCCAAGGACTTTGCAGACGATCGTGAAAACGATGTGATGTTCTTCAGCCAGATTTACTACGCCGGCGGCACCGTCACCCGCGACATTAGCGCCGGTGACCTCGCCGATGACCTGCTCCTCAAGGGCTGCGAAGCCATCTACATCGAAGACCGCAACGAATGTGCCGAGAAAATGGTGGAATACGCCCAGCCCGGCGACACCATCCTGCTGATGGGCGCGCGCGACCCGAGCTTGCAGGCCTTTGCGCAGCATGTGCAGGAGCTGCTAGAAGATAATCTGATGTAA
- a CDS encoding FISUMP domain-containing protein, translated as MMKNFRAFATFSLVSSLSSLVFFSACGESTTTEKIVEVATGGTEIVSSVKDLPKCTKSNQGEQALVKGESSVRVCVDGKWFATVAKDTSSADFSSMTKELKDKSGLKIICNGDSIGVVLNGAKGEQGEQGVQGLQGEPGVAGKDGADGEQGIQGEKGEQGAQGEKGDSGAAGKNGTNGSNGKDGSGCTLAQKGTKVTITCGEKSTTIDIGSGSGSVVDTVELDSEKVSVSLDSVSGVSQKGPFLSGSKVQVKELESGRTLAQTGNNFDGKILNDKGEFRIPSRMMVSQYMMLEASGYYRNEVTGEESKSPLTLFGVTNVLLGNVVNINLLTHLEYERVIYLVVHEKMTVRQAKDQAQKEIFGLLDIDATGFSNSERLSIAGSSDEDGALLAFSIMFQGDRTVAQLTELLTKISTDMEKDGTWDDAKTRMDIADWSADADSSGRLATIRHNVATWGLSAMVPNFEQYVRHFWTTEYGLDSCNAKNSGVVKAATAGKRKGSKTRYICKDVDGLGDMRWVIANDFEKDTYQWKAGKDGAVKVGSVTETKYYLYDAVAKEWRDASVVEQVLGGCIESVAANINKNTGFVNSYWYKCEDREWGRTTAYIVDTQGWVPGSDGDVQKGDSTDAYYVFDLAENQWRDASYNDVNLGLKGCTTNRTGEMGRSKKDKRYYSCATDHAWMQMVDKVAYNTVDYDCDKEGKMVTGIVDTKTYFVCDAGIWREATTNEEQEGMACTAAMNGVFNEDSTRICENSGFRDAYVYDFEVGVKDYFNPEVEYGTLKDKRDGRIYRTVTINGMTVMAENLNYADEGAHSYLIENNSCYNNDSTNCLKGGRYYTWTAAMDIDSKWQEASVPAGTIKTPHQGICPDGWHIPTVSEWYQLLSSVDYTAQQALGNVEWKNATNESGFSALPVGYCRSGGFNCFYSNADFWSASEYSSGEASYGYIGADEARVYNNLRKNNRLSVRCFKD; from the coding sequence ATGATGAAAAATTTTCGCGCCTTTGCAACATTTTCTCTCGTCTCTAGTCTTTCGTCTCTCGTCTTTTTCTCGGCTTGCGGTGAATCTACTACCACCGAAAAAATCGTGGAAGTGGCAACCGGCGGCACCGAAATTGTTTCTTCGGTGAAAGACCTCCCCAAATGCACCAAGAGCAATCAGGGCGAACAGGCGCTTGTGAAGGGCGAATCGTCGGTACGTGTCTGCGTAGACGGCAAGTGGTTTGCGACAGTCGCGAAGGATACTTCTTCTGCCGATTTTAGCAGCATGACCAAGGAACTCAAGGACAAGAGCGGCCTCAAGATTATCTGTAACGGCGATAGCATTGGCGTGGTGTTGAACGGCGCAAAGGGCGAACAGGGAGAGCAAGGCGTACAGGGGCTTCAGGGTGAGCCTGGTGTTGCCGGTAAAGATGGTGCCGATGGCGAACAGGGAATTCAAGGTGAAAAAGGCGAACAAGGAGCTCAGGGTGAAAAAGGTGATTCCGGTGCTGCAGGAAAGAATGGTACGAATGGCTCGAATGGAAAAGATGGTTCCGGTTGCACGCTAGCCCAGAAGGGGACTAAGGTTACGATTACCTGCGGTGAAAAATCGACGACGATAGATATCGGCTCGGGGAGTGGCTCGGTTGTGGATACTGTTGAACTCGACTCTGAAAAAGTTTCTGTTTCGCTCGATTCCGTTTCGGGCGTATCGCAGAAGGGACCGTTCCTTTCTGGTTCCAAGGTGCAGGTGAAGGAACTTGAAAGCGGTCGCACCTTGGCTCAGACGGGTAACAATTTCGATGGAAAAATTTTGAATGATAAGGGCGAATTCAGGATTCCCTCGCGCATGATGGTGAGCCAGTACATGATGCTGGAGGCCTCGGGGTACTACCGCAACGAAGTGACCGGCGAAGAATCGAAATCGCCGTTAACTTTGTTTGGCGTGACGAACGTGCTGCTTGGCAATGTTGTGAACATCAACTTGCTCACGCATCTGGAATACGAGCGCGTCATTTACTTGGTGGTTCACGAAAAGATGACCGTTAGACAGGCGAAGGATCAGGCGCAGAAGGAAATCTTCGGCTTGTTGGATATCGATGCGACGGGCTTCAGTAATTCCGAGCGGTTGAGCATCGCGGGTAGTTCCGATGAAGATGGTGCGCTTCTCGCGTTTTCGATTATGTTCCAGGGTGACCGCACAGTGGCTCAACTTACCGAACTTTTGACGAAGATTTCGACGGACATGGAAAAGGACGGCACGTGGGACGATGCCAAGACTCGCATGGACATTGCGGACTGGAGCGCCGATGCCGATTCTTCGGGACGTCTCGCAACGATACGCCACAACGTGGCTACCTGGGGACTTTCTGCTATGGTTCCGAATTTCGAACAGTATGTGCGCCATTTCTGGACAACGGAATACGGCCTCGATAGCTGCAACGCCAAGAACAGCGGTGTCGTGAAGGCGGCTACAGCAGGCAAACGCAAAGGATCCAAGACGCGTTATATTTGCAAGGATGTCGATGGCCTTGGCGATATGCGCTGGGTAATTGCAAACGATTTTGAAAAGGATACGTACCAGTGGAAAGCGGGTAAGGACGGTGCCGTAAAGGTCGGCTCCGTAACGGAAACGAAGTACTACTTGTACGATGCTGTTGCCAAGGAATGGCGCGACGCCTCTGTGGTTGAACAGGTTCTAGGCGGCTGTATTGAAAGTGTCGCTGCAAACATTAACAAAAATACGGGATTTGTGAACAGCTATTGGTACAAGTGCGAAGACCGCGAATGGGGTCGCACTACAGCTTACATCGTGGATACGCAGGGCTGGGTGCCCGGCAGTGACGGCGATGTCCAGAAAGGTGATAGCACCGATGCCTACTATGTGTTTGACCTTGCCGAGAACCAGTGGCGTGATGCTAGTTACAACGATGTGAATCTAGGGCTGAAAGGCTGCACTACGAACCGTACCGGTGAAATGGGCCGTTCCAAAAAAGATAAGAGATACTATAGTTGCGCCACGGATCACGCCTGGATGCAGATGGTCGACAAGGTTGCCTACAATACTGTCGATTACGACTGCGACAAGGAAGGTAAGATGGTGACGGGCATTGTCGATACCAAGACATACTTTGTTTGTGATGCGGGAATCTGGCGTGAGGCGACTACAAATGAAGAACAAGAGGGCATGGCCTGTACTGCAGCGATGAACGGAGTCTTTAACGAAGATTCTACCCGCATATGCGAAAATAGTGGATTTAGGGATGCTTATGTTTATGATTTTGAAGTCGGTGTCAAGGATTATTTCAATCCTGAAGTTGAATACGGAACGCTAAAAGATAAACGTGACGGTCGCATTTACAGGACCGTGACGATTAACGGCATGACCGTGATGGCGGAAAACTTGAACTATGCCGATGAAGGGGCGCATAGTTACTTGATTGAAAATAACTCGTGTTACAATAATGATTCTACAAACTGTCTGAAAGGTGGACGCTACTACACCTGGACTGCGGCGATGGATATAGACTCCAAGTGGCAGGAGGCCTCAGTGCCGGCAGGGACTATCAAAACCCCGCATCAGGGAATCTGTCCTGATGGCTGGCATATCCCGACGGTCAGTGAATGGTACCAGTTGCTCTCTAGTGTTGATTATACTGCGCAACAGGCACTTGGCAATGTAGAATGGAAGAATGCAACGAATGAAAGTGGTTTCTCCGCGCTCCCAGTCGGCTACTGTCGCTCGGGTGGTTTCAACTGTTTCTACTCTAATGCCGACTTCTGGAGTGCATCTGAGTATAGTAGTGGTGAAGCCTCCTACGGTTACATAGGGGCAGATGAAGCGCGTGTCTACAATAATTTAAGAAAGAACAACAGACTCTCTGTTCGTTGTTTCAAGGACTAA
- a CDS encoding agmatine deiminase family protein, whose amino-acid sequence MTKTNVRYPAEWEEQAATWLAFPHNKKNWYGKRGEMIRKFYIELIRTISEFQPVNVLVPKKNFLTTEEKYAVADRPFPASFFTIKTDDIWIRDYGPFFLKKGKETIVSETVFNAWGAKFPPWKNDNQIPAHIAEIFEYKKGASVPYIFEGGAIEVNGDGLGITTLDCLIGKNRNAEKDLKNVVKALCKAFGLRDMLVLPHGLHGDHTDGHIDNVARFVAKDRIVMCEATDKRSPNNVILTEAKYLIETWLKSHYGKSAKVDTLPLPPQRKLDDGQILPASYMNYIYANGAIIFPKYKSPNDAKAKAYFESVYPDRKVIGLDCRTVIEEGGSLHCMSKHESL is encoded by the coding sequence ATGACGAAAACAAATGTACGTTACCCCGCCGAATGGGAAGAACAAGCGGCCACATGGCTCGCCTTTCCGCATAACAAAAAGAACTGGTACGGAAAGCGCGGCGAAATGATCCGCAAGTTCTATATAGAACTTATCCGCACCATCAGCGAATTTCAACCGGTGAACGTCCTTGTTCCGAAAAAGAACTTTCTCACCACCGAAGAAAAATACGCCGTAGCCGACCGTCCCTTCCCCGCGAGTTTCTTCACCATTAAAACAGACGACATCTGGATTCGCGATTACGGTCCGTTTTTTCTGAAAAAGGGCAAAGAAACGATTGTTTCGGAAACCGTCTTTAACGCCTGGGGTGCAAAATTTCCGCCCTGGAAAAACGACAACCAGATTCCTGCACACATCGCTGAAATTTTTGAATACAAGAAAGGCGCTAGCGTTCCCTACATCTTTGAAGGCGGCGCAATCGAAGTCAACGGAGACGGTCTCGGCATTACTACGCTGGACTGCCTGATTGGCAAGAATCGTAACGCAGAAAAGGACTTGAAGAATGTAGTCAAGGCGCTTTGCAAGGCTTTCGGCCTGCGCGACATGCTGGTGCTCCCCCACGGGCTCCACGGCGACCACACCGACGGTCATATCGACAACGTGGCACGCTTTGTTGCAAAAGACCGCATCGTGATGTGCGAAGCGACCGACAAACGTTCCCCGAACAACGTCATTCTGACCGAAGCGAAGTACTTGATTGAAACTTGGCTCAAGAGCCACTACGGCAAGTCCGCGAAAGTCGACACGTTGCCGCTCCCGCCGCAACGTAAGCTCGATGACGGCCAAATTCTCCCGGCCAGTTACATGAACTACATCTATGCAAACGGGGCAATCATTTTCCCGAAGTACAAGTCGCCCAACGACGCCAAGGCCAAGGCCTACTTCGAAAGCGTATACCCCGACCGCAAGGTGATTGGCCTAGACTGCCGCACCGTAATCGAAGAAGGCGGTAGCCTACACTGCATGAGCAAACACGAAAGTTTGTAA